Proteins from one Salmonella bongori NCTC 12419 genomic window:
- the purU gene encoding formyltetrahydrofolate deformylase: MQSLQRKVLRTICPDQKGLIARITNICYKHELNIVQNNEFVDHRTGRFFMRTELEGIFNDATLLADLDSALPEGSVRELNPAGRRRVVILVTKEAHCLGDLLMKANYGGLDVEIAAVIGNHETLRSLVERFEIPFELVSHEGLTREEHDSKMADAIDAHQPDYVVLAKYMRVLTPEFVARFPNKIINIHHSFLPAFIGARPYHQAYERGVKIIGATAHYVNDNLDEGPIIMQDVIHVDHTYTAEDMMRAGRDVEKNVLSRALYQVLAQRVFVYGNRTIIL, encoded by the coding sequence ATGCAATCACTACAACGTAAAGTTCTGCGTACTATTTGTCCCGATCAAAAAGGCCTTATCGCGCGGATTACCAATATTTGTTATAAGCATGAACTTAATATTGTGCAAAACAATGAATTTGTTGACCACCGTACTGGACGCTTTTTTATGCGTACTGAGTTGGAAGGCATCTTCAATGACGCTACTCTACTGGCCGATCTGGATAGCGCTTTACCGGAAGGCTCTGTTCGCGAGTTAAACCCCGCCGGACGCCGTCGCGTGGTGATTCTGGTCACCAAAGAAGCGCATTGTCTGGGTGACCTGCTAATGAAAGCCAATTATGGTGGACTGGATGTTGAAATTGCCGCGGTAATTGGCAACCATGAAACGCTGCGTTCCCTGGTTGAACGTTTTGAGATCCCTTTCGAGCTGGTTAGCCACGAGGGATTAACGCGTGAAGAGCATGACAGCAAGATGGCGGATGCTATTGATGCTCATCAACCAGACTATGTGGTGCTGGCCAAATACATGCGCGTTTTAACCCCGGAGTTTGTGGCGCGTTTCCCAAACAAAATTATTAATATCCACCACTCCTTCCTGCCAGCCTTTATCGGCGCACGTCCATATCATCAGGCCTATGAGCGCGGCGTGAAAATCATCGGCGCTACGGCGCACTATGTAAATGATAATCTGGATGAAGGCCCGATCATTATGCAAGACGTCATTCATGTGGATCACACCTATACCGCAGAAGACATGATGCGTGCCGGGCGTGACGTTGAGAAAAATGTGTTAAGCCGTGCGTTGTACCAGGTTCTGGCACAGCGCGTGTTTGTTTATGGCAACCGGACGATTATTCTTTAA
- a CDS encoding AAA family ATPase, with product MTMKTNPRIILTGGPCAGKSTLLHALKKQGFCCQEESGRAIIQDQKRIGGPGLPSVSPLLFAELMLTLDIRGWHQAQNSPTMVFYDRGIPDIAGYLTLVGETVPDHLINAIHHFRYASTVILLPPWRAIYHQDNERKQSWDEAVRTYEAMVRTYQHYGYQLYTLPFASVNARMEQLIDKIRSIKTTEG from the coding sequence ATGACCATGAAAACGAATCCGCGAATCATTCTCACCGGTGGTCCTTGCGCCGGAAAAAGCACTTTATTGCACGCCCTTAAAAAACAAGGATTTTGCTGTCAGGAAGAGTCCGGACGCGCGATCATTCAGGATCAAAAACGCATTGGCGGTCCAGGCTTACCCTCGGTATCACCATTATTGTTTGCCGAACTGATGCTGACGCTGGATATACGTGGCTGGCATCAGGCACAGAACAGCCCGACAATGGTGTTCTATGATCGTGGAATACCGGATATTGCAGGCTATCTGACGCTTGTGGGCGAAACCGTCCCGGACCATCTCATCAATGCGATTCACCATTTCCGTTACGCCTCAACGGTCATTTTACTTCCTCCCTGGAGAGCTATTTACCACCAGGATAACGAGCGTAAACAGTCATGGGATGAGGCGGTCAGAACCTACGAGGCGATGGTTAGGACATATCAGCACTACGGTTACCAACTGTATACACTCCCTTTCGCTTCGGTGAACGCACGAATGGAGCAACTCATCGATAAGATCAGGTCGATTAAGACGACGGAGGGATAA
- the narI gene encoding respiratory nitrate reductase subunit gamma, producing the protein MHFLNMFFFDIYPYIAGAVFLVGSWLRYDYGQYSWRAASSQMLDRKGMNLASNLFHIGILGIFAGHFLGMLTPHWMYEAWLPIAVKQKMAMIGGGAAGVMCLIGGVLLLKRRLFSPRVRATTTGADILILTLLVIQCALGLLTIPFSAQHMDGSEMMKLVGWAQSIVTFHGGASAHLDGVAFIYRLHLVLGMTLFLLFPFSRLVHIWSVPVEYLTRKYQIVRARH; encoded by the coding sequence ATGCACTTCCTGAATATGTTCTTCTTTGACATCTATCCGTACATTGCGGGCGCCGTTTTCCTCGTTGGTAGCTGGTTACGTTATGATTACGGGCAATATAGCTGGCGTGCCGCGTCAAGCCAGATGCTGGATCGTAAAGGTATGAACCTGGCGTCAAACCTGTTCCACATTGGCATTCTGGGCATTTTTGCCGGTCATTTCCTGGGAATGCTGACGCCGCACTGGATGTACGAAGCATGGTTGCCGATTGCGGTGAAACAGAAGATGGCAATGATCGGCGGCGGGGCGGCTGGCGTTATGTGCCTTATTGGCGGCGTGCTGCTGCTCAAGCGTCGTCTGTTCAGTCCGCGCGTGCGGGCGACGACGACCGGTGCGGATATTCTGATTCTGACGCTGCTGGTGATCCAGTGTGCGCTGGGGCTGCTGACTATTCCGTTCTCTGCCCAGCATATGGACGGGAGCGAAATGATGAAGCTGGTCGGCTGGGCGCAGTCTATCGTGACGTTCCACGGTGGTGCCTCTGCTCATCTGGACGGCGTGGCGTTTATTTACCGTCTGCATCTGGTACTGGGGATGACGCTATTCCTGCTGTTCCCGTTCTCGCGTCTGGTGCATATCTGGAGCGTGCCGGTTGAATATCTGACTCGTAAATATCAGATTGTCCGCGCGCGTCACTGA